AAAAATCATGACCATGGTTTCTCAATGCTGAAAAGGGCACAAAAACGTTAAGCAGAATGATTGTTTGATATCAAAGACAAATTATTTTTGACGAGGGTGTTAAATCTTGCATTGGCCTTGGTATCACAATTTTCTAAATACACTGTAAATTATCACGAAATTTACATTTTCAGACAAAAACCTTATCCCAatataaaagtcatatgaaatgagtgagtggtgaaaaaaaaaaagtttatccaatttttttaccaatgcatgtatatatcataaacttagtcctctgtgcacgattttctcattttttacgcaaatataacgtataatcgtcatttttttttctctctgtctgttatgatttaacaaatatggctgctcattaaatgccgtgttttgaagccaaagtttaccgcttgtcaccttatagtaaacaaataacaaaaagcatgggtattgagcacgtgtttaaaatgtacaataagagaactgtttattttaatgacagatccatgcgtattgcgaccaccggatttttacgaggaaagttacgctcaggtcacgatgcatacggaaaatatgtcggcgaattgcaattaaaaataagtaaacttcttctaaatgtggacaaattataaaattttcctcagaaaaagtatatgtacataagttgtataataaaaactatccatttagttataaaaaaacatatgcatatgtttttttaatatgaggattcttatgactttaaatggctgttttgaaatgtttcacaGTAGTGTATcgtatgacaaaaaaaaatgaatttttccAACTGTGTAATCCTGTATCATAGAACGATggtggtttcttttttttttttttttttttttttattaaatttaaatacattttattaataatCACTTGTAACGTCAACCCTAAGTTGGGAAGCAACTGAGGGCCCTCGATCTTAACAGTTTCATTTGTTAGGGGGAAAACAAATAAGAATAAAACTCTCATTATAAATAATTAACATCTATCTTTGTACAAATGACTAAGTAATTATCATCTATCTATATAGTTATACTTCACACcatatataaacatttgaataaagtattcattctatctgtattttttttctcacaagaGTTGCCTGTATTAATGAAGCAGTTTCAATTTTATAGGACTTCAACCCgttctttaattattttaatttatattacatTAAATTTCTGGTCGAGTGAACTTTTCCACGTGCTACTCTTTAAAAATTATCTGAAAGAAAATGTGTAGTTCCTTCATGAAAGTTGGATTTAAGATTTTGTTTCCCAAAAAGgatttatttcaaagatatggtgAGTGAATGTTTGCTTATAATATTTACCTGTCGATACAACATGTACTTGTTACGAGTAAATAATATGCATAATTTTCATACACAATAGaaaaaacataatacataaaGGGAGTTAAGAGCAATATGTACATGATAATGTATTCTGTATTAAAGAGGTCATTACGCTGGCCTGACCACGCAAAAATATATTCATATACGAAGTGTCACACATAGTAGAAAAGGTTGCATTGTTCGTATTtggttttataaatttgaacaaaaaatgcatttcttgttttattatattgaaaatcaTCGATTTACTTGTCCTTTTCTTTCTGATACTCGTTtccaatttttgtaattttcgattctttgttttgatttcaaTAGTAATAGATAAATGGTGCGACATTTAAGTAAGTTGTGCATTTGCATTTATAATTTTACATGAATTGTTCGTCTTATCTATGCGTTAACATGTTCAGAAACACATGTATGAATTAATTGTATTTAAGTTCCGAATTACAAGCGCTCGTAATATGAACGGTTATCGAAAGGATTTTTTTAGATTTaagttttcttttgtttctagttttcttttttttttttttattaaaatgtgtaGAATTTTGATTACAAGGATTTTATCAATAGAAGTTACGATAAGCTTGTTACTTTCGGGTTTTTTTTCAGGGTTGATGAATTTGTTTTTTGCGTGTCAAATACATGTACCTTATATTTTTACTCACACAGTATGGAACTCAGTGCGAATAAAGAAGCGATGATAGAttcagacaaaacagaaataaaaagagTATCATTAGCTGATTATGATGATGTTATTTCAATCAGATCTGCTGTTCACGGCGGCTTTGATTATCTTCCATACAAGTTCAAATCCCTTATAACACAGTCTCACAACGAAGGATATGCGACAATTATCAATGGAAAATTTGTAAGTATTatttaactttattattattgaattttattaatttttttatgaaatgacgATAGCAATTTGGAACTGCAAAACGAATACTTTACGTTGAAGAAAACACACAACtaggtaaaaagaaaaaaatgttatttagacaaaaaaaattgaacagtGTACGCTGATTGAGAATAGTAAAACCAAGAATGGCTAAATTGAAATtcaaaaagaattttgaaataaaaaaaccacaaaaacgaTTAATAAAGGAGATATTGTTATACAGCAATGTATTCAATCTTACTTGATTGCATTAACTTTTGCCCATAAACATTAGTTAGAAGATAAAAATTGTAAAGAAAgtgataatgataataaaaaaactttactttaaataaatgCATTAGATTGAAAGAAATGGCCATCCTATATTATATCTTTATGCACATCATAGGAAGCAACACAATACATTATGCCTGTACATAGACCGAATAATCTGTCTCTTCGTGTTTATTTTTGGCATTTCATATATCCTATTTATCATTTggatttttcattaattgtttttattttttttttaacatgtgtcaaaaaaaaaaaaatatcaaaggaaatATCAAAATGAGGAAGATAAAATATGGGAAGGGTAAAATATGGACACAAAAGACAGAAACATTCGGGCtagcctgtaccaagttaggaatatgactgttgttattccTTAGTTTGATGCGACTAATTTTGAGATTgactgagcttttgattttgctttaTACTTTGATTTGACTACtaaatattaagattattttcGTAAACTGTATTACATCAACATTGTTTCTAACGCAGTGGTTCCTTTAAATAGTCAATGTTTTTGTTGCTTTGTTGGTCCTTTAGATATTAGTTATATACATTGTAGGTGGCGTTTTGCATAGTTTCAAAAGTGGATGGAGGCGCAACCGTTGTTACCAGAGCAAGTCGGGTCCACAAACAATATGAAGGTCTTGGTTTATACAAAGCTCTTACGTTATTTCTGCAAAAACATGTATTCAGTGATGGAACTGTTACAAATGATGCTGTCGTTTATAACGACAATAATCAGTCGATGTTGGATAAGACATCAAAGGGAGAATTGACGTTATTAATGCATAGGGTGTGTATACCaatgataaaatataatacattaatTAAAAAGATACAcattaaggtttaaaaaaaaacaataaatgaaataatcacATAACCTCTGAAAAGAGTGAGACGTGGTGCAAATGTTTAAAGATGAACAAATTTCAACTAGattctacattaaaaaaaacactagGAAGTGGAGATCGATTATTTAGATATGTAAATAACGTAATGATTTTATACATGAATCAAGAACATCTATGCCGTCTTGTTAAgcaatatttgtaaaatatattttttaaaataacccCTTTTATTTATTACCCATAAGCGCATACTTTGTTCGATACATCACATCTTTCTCAAAGGCAAGGATAACCGAATCTATTCTCAAAACCCGGaataaaaaactattataaaaatgaaatatgcgaacttgataaataaaataaaaagacaaaaatctTTCACTCTCTAATGTATGAAACGTAATATTACAAACACTGAGTCGTTGGAGTTGTTCGTAGAACTATAGAATTACAGGCACTTCAATGGTTTTAATTAcacaaaatttttgaatttctaGACCAGAACAATTCCATAAGAATTGTAAAATATCTAAAACGTGAAATATCATTATAAATCTACTTTCTAACgacattttctttcaaatattttatgcatagaATTTTACAAGAAGTTTAACATATAAAGTAGATGAATATCCTTCGATTTTAGTTCATTTACGACTTTGCATATACTTGTTTAGTGCATAtataatgtttgaattttttaagtCTTAAATTTCCGGCTCTCTTGTTATATACTTGATGATCGTACGTATTTTTGTTGCAGAACGTAATTGGTTTCAAGATAGATAGTGATAAGATGACAAATATTACACAGATGCCACTTACATCAGACAATACTCGTATTTTGTATGAAGTGGATCTTATATCAGCTTTTAAGTCTAGAAGTGTATGTTCTTCTCTGTTCCCAGAGGAGCGAATCATATGTCATTTTGTACCATATAGACTAACAGAACGAAACATACCACTTATCTTTTCGGAAGTATCTCTTATTGTGGGAACTGGTGAACCTGAGTTGAGTTTTATTACTTGTGGAACTTACTATCGTTCTGAAAATGGCCATACCTACATCCTTGAAGTGTATGGAAACTGCAGTTATATGAGAGACCATTTAGTACTTCATTTTAAACAAGCATTACAGTACTGCCTCACAGAAATAGATATCCTAATAATGTGCAAAGAAAATGATGCTGAaaatataaacaatgaaataaaagaatttcAACTCGGTTATATGGTTGTCGACTTCAAAACCGTGTTCTTGGTTGAAAAGAACATTaagtaagacaataataaaaatGTTAGCAATAGGAAAAATATGGTTGTAAAAATGTCACTCAATGATTACAAATTGcgtttatataatatttaaaaatatatttatttttgtttttggttctCCAGTCTCTTTTTCTATCTTGTTTGTGGTTAAACTATTATCCCTGATACCATATATATTCCGTTTACTTACAAGATTATGAAATTTTGTTGGACGGGCAATCATTATGTATCACACATCTTCGACATGCTATGAATTCGTGATGGATAATCATTCGCTCGAGTAAATTGAAAACAGCTGGTCAATAACTTTTTGATAATGTTCCTTTCCCTTCTGTCACTAAATAGTTGAACTGTGTTTGTGTTGTTTaaatgtgttggtttttttttgttattgggGGACCCAATGAAATTGTGATTTATTGGTCTTATTGCAAACATAATAACACATTATCTGCtgttcaattttataaatttgcataGATTTATGTTTGAACTTCTGTATGCAAAGTATGCTAGAGGCTCTTTTGGGGATTATATCAAGATATTGTCGAttactgtcaattcagaaatcTTTGTGTGCgtttatttttgctatttttgaaaAGTGAACAAGAATGCAAGACCAGTTAATGCAATATCGGTAAATTTGGCACACACGATATACTGTCGAAATCTACAATTCGATTACTTATTTTTGCGAAAACTATTCTTAGTGTTATACATTAATAAAATAAACGCACACATTTTTAATTTacgactatattttttttatttccattgtcttacttataataaattaaaaattatcaaaacgcattaatttttatttttttagttaaatcatttttatattaatgTCTGATGTGAGTCGTGTATTATATAAGTTATGTCTCATAGATGTTGAAAATATGCTgttttaatccactattttcttcATAGTAAACAACTTTAGATCAAAGTACGACTTTCGatacggagtcttggctcacacaaaccaagctataaaaggccacaaaataaccaatgtaaaacaattcaaacaggaataCAAAAGGTCTTATCTATTTAGAaatgagaaatgagaaacactatTGAACCAAaccaacaaacgaaaaccacttaACAACGGACTTCTTTTAAAGTCCTTTTAAAGACTCATTTTGCTGCAGGTTTCAAGAATGAGAAGACGACTGTCATCAAATGGATACAATTTGTTCCTTAtttgtatactttgaacatataGTGCTACTGACTTCTAGTCACACCATTGTATCTTCTAGTTGAAAATCTTTAGATCTCTTCCTTcgattaattatttatttacatatataaattttaaaattgtgtttatGATTTGTCCCTTAAATGGTAAATTTACTCTGAAAATAACAAAATGCTACTTCTCTTCCATTTCATTATCTGATTTGTtataaacaattttgttttctgtttattgcattcttttttaataattttttttatagacggttagatggccattgttatattattgttcgtttctgtgtgtgttgcattttaacgttgagtcgtttgtgttttctcttatttttgagatattgagatcagacgtggcacggtacttgtctatcccaaattcatgtatttggttttcttgttatatttgttattctcgtggtgttttgtctgatgcttggtccgtttctgtgtgtgttacgtttcggtgttatgtcgttgttctcctcttatatttaatgcgtttccctcggttttagtttgttaccccaattttgttttttgtccctggatttatgagttttgaacagcggtatactactgttgcctttatttagaagtCAAAACGACTAACCATTATGATAGTTCTTAAATAAAAGCACATCTATAATACTGTTATCTATATTAGAAATAAATCATTAATTATCCTGACTTTTAATGAAAGGTAATGATAAATGTTACCTTACATATACTATAAATAGATAcgattataaataaataaaagcaacagtagtttacttcttgtttattctttagttttctatgttgtgtcatgtgttctattgtttgtctgtttgtctttttcatttttagccatggcgttgtcagtttgtttcagatttatgagtttatgtgtccctttggtatctttcgtccctctttcacttctgttcaaaagtcataaatagattgagagaaaactaattcgggttacaaactaaaaccgagggaaacacgtcaacttGACGAGTGAAACAGCAGAACAACAATAAAAATtacttgaaacaaaaacaaacaccaacatacatagaggctatttgataacaactgccacatCCTGGTCCAGGTAcaaagcattttaaaaaagaattctGTGAGTTGaatctagttttatagctagccaaacctccaaCTTATTTGGCAATGTTTCAAAATATCGcttaaatgacaacactacgtgacaggaatacagtacaaacaatcTCAAAAACATTCCTCACAGAGAAacgcataaataaataatgtattaAATAGTACATTTATTTAGTTACATTTACACGACAGAATAACATTTAACATCTTTCATTAACGACAGCGCATGACTCCACTAACAGTGACGTATAATCCCTCTATTTAGGTACATATATTCTACTAGGTATTCTTATCACTTcagtaataaaatatgtttacattatGTCCAACGAATTTGTTTTGAAACATTCCATTGGTTTTGTAGGAATACGTATGTGATGACAGATCCAGTGATGATCGATTCAGAACAGAGAGAAGTGAGGAGAGTAAACGACGCTGATTACGATGACGTAGTGTCAATCAGATCTTCTGTTTACGATGGatatgattatctcccttttcagtTCAAATCATTAATCAACCATCCAGACAACGAAGGATATGCTACAATTGTGAATGGAAAATTTGTAAGTTATAATTTAAGTGTCAAGTAAAAGCTTCATTTAAAAGACAAATCAatttttcatttagttttttttttgtaatttaagaaGACGAAATAAGGAAAATAGTAAATTAATATCTGCATTGAGAATAATGGGTTTTTTTCA
Above is a window of Mytilus galloprovincialis chromosome 7, xbMytGall1.hap1.1, whole genome shotgun sequence DNA encoding:
- the LOC143082315 gene encoding uncharacterized protein LOC143082315 gives rise to the protein MELSANKEAMIDSDKTEIKRVSLADYDDVISIRSAVHGGFDYLPYKFKSLITQSHNEGYATIINGKFVAFCIVSKVDGGATVVTRASRVHKQYEGLGLYKALTLFLQKHVFSDGTVTNDAVVYNDNNQSMLDKTSKGELTLLMHRNVIGFKIDSDKMTNITQMPLTSDNTRILYEVDLISAFKSRSVCSSLFPEERIICHFVPYRLTERNIPLIFSEVSLIVGTGEPELSFITCGTYYRSENGHTYILEVYGNCSYMRDHLVLHFKQALQYCLTEIDILIMCKENDAENINNEIKEFQLGYMVVDFKTVFLVEKNIKNTYVMTDPVMIDSEQREVRRVNDADYDDVVSIRSSVYDGYDYLPFQFKSLINHPDNEGYATIVNGKFVAFCMVSKVDGGETMVTRAGRINKQFEGHGIYKALKSFIKQRQYNGTVCYHAYIAADTNQLISGAISRGELAVLEKKNTVFYKPEHDLRALIEVMDSPKYSRIMSPKDMEDVFQSNDTCIKLFPEARIMCNIVPYRLKKSNIPLIFSDLTLIVGTYDSEWQLITCGSYSKCEKGHVYELYVYGNSCFMSEHVIIHLKNILKYCNSELELLLHYNEKQAKAFDTEMKKCQFIELNGSWKSEYLLESKLK